Proteins from a single region of Solidesulfovibrio fructosivorans JJ]:
- a CDS encoding glycosyltransferase family 39 protein has protein sequence MRVDRRRLITALVVLALLAGLFATRLWRIDAASLWEDDYLNLDRALMPLAGMAAVQKWQGPADTIFDFQPPLVYAAQHLALAIHQSSLAARLPSLLASLLTPLGLWLLGRRLFGPAVGLVATVLCTFLLYPLNYAQAIKTYALLLCLAVYSLWLIARAVAVGDRKSWIAYGGCALALLYTGYQGLPVFAAESLWAGVMLWRRRPAEGHAGLLRRLSPLLVTGAVVTAAYLPWLQAVFFVRDFLYDPAIRPWAGLDFTFAGKILRGFIGPDTDVPTAFVVAWCIALILGLGDGLRRRQWAETGLLALTAGTTSLALVSSHGLLRQILEARHGVTVFPSLVLWASCGVVVCGQIAIRALSRFRFGRQAGITAGALACLVLLWPSLVGYRDFYHRSMSLDREFFHWLDDVRGDADALEFQGYKRNTRRFAAGWYLPGRFGEAGTFAAPGYRRILVSDTFYTDAAARRPRPVGVPLGEFGALFTTTRVALVPAASRAPLVMDPGPDGIWCYKDDFRDRRFYADALSAANTTLDTELGMLRPARYSRPASATWAFEVPPGTTLSKLRLTVTAALFKQHPTVASDSELIVAAGANRDHMTDLGVIGQEAFPVKDGRPVTTSSPFFDEMGFYHGRCRKVAVDYAVPADLAASGRVYVRVSYQPGHKEGFLNLAGLAVTADLSGKAAALGAESPLAIQARHLLRNVRAVPWREVDDGTDVGLFAFAAPEFDGLAGLGLPVGTSEEGEAFRAAHPGLSPVAVLHDRAGTIALSVYDSTLTSPGIGLSAKTPERRIRGLPDFGKEPASLRLTGTISIPTLRLGATSLTIPVLAPAGSTLTLTPGGKGRITFVPDWTGPASRLTAPMSYARDVTPSKLERGALTCKVGCNCAFAYTFASALPITELRLRAFPLVYANPCRKCEPNRATVAVSTDGGKTYRPLVEETGGEECTWTPAGAYSYRRLRLDPPAKTVIVAFKLQQGEQAGFLSPSWNVDDMYIEADLDARALPPLHLSGPDLHVSLTNPERNDFALFLRPGPWPFSSRTAQPEF, from the coding sequence ATGCGGGTTGACCGGCGTCGGCTTATCACGGCCCTGGTTGTTCTGGCCTTGCTGGCCGGGCTTTTCGCCACCCGGCTCTGGCGCATCGACGCAGCTTCCCTATGGGAGGACGACTACCTCAATCTGGACCGGGCGCTTATGCCCCTGGCCGGCATGGCCGCCGTCCAGAAGTGGCAGGGCCCGGCGGACACCATTTTCGATTTCCAGCCACCGCTTGTCTACGCCGCGCAGCATCTGGCCCTGGCCATCCATCAAAGCTCGCTGGCCGCGCGCTTGCCGAGCCTTTTGGCCTCGCTGCTGACGCCGCTCGGGCTGTGGCTGCTCGGCCGACGCCTGTTCGGTCCGGCCGTCGGGCTCGTCGCCACGGTCCTGTGCACCTTCCTGCTCTATCCGCTCAATTACGCCCAGGCCATCAAAACTTACGCGCTGCTGCTTTGTCTGGCCGTGTATTCCCTGTGGCTCATTGCCCGGGCCGTGGCGGTGGGGGATCGGAAATCATGGATCGCCTACGGTGGCTGTGCGCTTGCGCTGCTTTATACCGGCTACCAGGGCCTACCCGTTTTCGCCGCCGAGAGCCTTTGGGCCGGGGTGATGCTGTGGCGACGACGGCCGGCCGAGGGACATGCCGGCCTCTTGCGCCGGTTGTCGCCGCTTCTGGTCACGGGGGCGGTGGTCACCGCGGCCTATCTGCCGTGGTTGCAGGCGGTCTTTTTTGTCAGGGATTTCTTGTACGATCCGGCCATCCGGCCCTGGGCCGGGCTTGATTTCACCTTTGCCGGCAAAATCCTGCGCGGATTTATCGGCCCCGATACGGACGTGCCGACGGCCTTTGTCGTTGCCTGGTGCATCGCCCTGATCCTTGGCCTCGGGGACGGCCTGCGCCGACGCCAATGGGCGGAAACGGGGCTGTTGGCCCTGACGGCCGGGACAACAAGTCTGGCCCTGGTCAGCTCCCATGGGCTGTTGCGCCAGATCCTCGAGGCCCGCCATGGCGTCACGGTTTTTCCGTCCCTGGTCCTTTGGGCGTCTTGCGGCGTGGTCGTTTGCGGCCAAATCGCCATCCGGGCCTTGTCCCGCTTTCGCTTTGGTCGTCAGGCCGGGATAACCGCCGGGGCTTTGGCCTGTCTGGTCCTTTTGTGGCCGAGTCTGGTCGGGTATCGGGATTTCTACCACCGCTCCATGAGCCTCGACCGGGAATTTTTCCACTGGCTGGACGATGTGCGCGGCGATGCCGACGCCTTGGAGTTTCAGGGCTATAAGCGCAATACCCGCCGCTTTGCCGCCGGCTGGTATCTGCCCGGGCGCTTCGGCGAGGCCGGGACCTTCGCCGCCCCGGGCTATCGCCGCATTCTCGTCAGCGACACCTTCTACACCGACGCCGCCGCCAGGCGGCCACGTCCCGTCGGCGTGCCGCTCGGAGAATTCGGCGCGCTTTTTACCACCACTCGCGTCGCCCTTGTCCCGGCAGCCAGCCGCGCCCCCCTGGTCATGGACCCGGGGCCGGACGGCATCTGGTGCTATAAGGACGATTTTCGGGACAGGCGATTTTACGCCGACGCCCTAAGCGCCGCCAACACGACCCTCGATACCGAACTCGGCATGCTGCGCCCGGCGCGATATTCCAGGCCCGCATCCGCCACCTGGGCCTTCGAGGTCCCGCCCGGCACGACGCTTTCCAAACTGCGTCTGACGGTCACGGCCGCGCTTTTCAAGCAGCATCCGACCGTGGCGTCCGATTCCGAATTGATCGTCGCCGCCGGAGCGAACCGGGACCACATGACCGATCTCGGCGTCATTGGTCAGGAGGCATTTCCCGTGAAGGACGGCCGGCCGGTCACGACGTCGAGCCCCTTTTTCGATGAGATGGGCTTTTACCATGGCCGATGCCGGAAGGTGGCGGTGGATTATGCCGTGCCGGCGGACCTTGCCGCCTCGGGCCGGGTGTATGTGCGCGTGTCCTATCAGCCCGGGCACAAGGAAGGATTTCTCAATCTCGCCGGCCTGGCGGTGACCGCCGACCTGTCGGGAAAAGCCGCCGCACTGGGCGCGGAAAGTCCCCTGGCCATCCAGGCCAGGCATTTGTTGCGCAATGTCCGGGCCGTGCCCTGGCGCGAAGTGGATGACGGCACGGATGTCGGGCTGTTCGCCTTTGCCGCGCCGGAATTCGACGGGCTGGCCGGCCTCGGCCTGCCCGTGGGCACCTCGGAGGAGGGCGAAGCCTTTCGCGCGGCCCATCCCGGGCTCTCTCCGGTGGCCGTCCTGCACGATCGGGCGGGGACGATTGCCCTTTCCGTCTACGATTCGACCCTGACCTCCCCGGGCATCGGGCTTTCGGCCAAAACGCCCGAGCGCCGTATTCGCGGGCTGCCGGATTTCGGCAAGGAGCCGGCCTCGCTACGCCTGACCGGGACCATTTCCATCCCGACCCTGCGTCTTGGCGCAACCAGCCTGACCATTCCGGTTCTGGCCCCGGCCGGAAGCACCCTGACCCTGACTCCGGGCGGCAAAGGACGCATCACCTTCGTTCCGGATTGGACCGGTCCCGCCTCCCGCCTGACCGCGCCCATGAGCTACGCGCGCGACGTGACGCCCTCGAAGCTGGAGCGGGGGGCGCTGACCTGCAAGGTGGGTTGCAACTGCGCCTTCGCCTACACCTTCGCCTCGGCTCTGCCCATAACCGAACTGCGCCTGCGCGCCTTTCCCCTCGTCTACGCCAACCCCTGCCGCAAGTGCGAACCCAACCGGGCCACCGTGGCCGTGTCCACGGATGGCGGTAAGACCTACCGGCCCCTGGTCGAGGAGACGGGCGGCGAGGAGTGCACCTGGACGCCGGCCGGCGCCTACTCCTACCGGCGGCTGCGCCTCGATCCGCCGGCCAAAACCGTGATCGTCGCCTTCAAGTTGCAGCAGGGGGAACAGGCCGGGTTTCTCTCTCCGTCCTGGAACGTGGACGACATGTATATCGAGGCCGATCTCGACGCGCGGGCGCTGCCGCCGCTGCACCTCTCCGGCCCGGACCTCCACGTGTCGCTGACCAATCCCGAAAGGAACGACTTCGCGCTCTTCCTGCGCCCCGGCCCCTGGCCGTTCTCGTCGCGTACGGCGCAGCCGGAGTTTTAG
- a CDS encoding malic enzyme-like NAD(P)-binding protein, with product MALFTKEEALRYHSAWRTGKLESVPIKPFRNQKDLSLAYSPGVALACKEIEANPENVWKYTNRGNLVAVVSNGTAVLGLGNIGPMAGKPVMEGKGVLFKIFADIDVYDINLDTKDPEKVIETVKLLEPTFGAINLEDIKAPECFEIEQRLIDMMDIPVFHDDQHGTAIISGAGILNAVEITGKKIEDLKIVVSGAGAAAIACSKFYVALGVDPANIAMFDSRGHINTSRTGLHPTKAQFAQKHAYANLGEAFKGADVFLGLSKKGLVSQDMVKSMAKHPIIFAMANPDPEIGYYEAKEARPDAIMGTGRSDFPNQINNVSGFPFIFRGALDVGSKKINEAMKLAAAKSLAALAKEPVPTEVMDMYGEKDVKFGIDYIIPKALDFRMLEWEAPAVAKAAMDTGVAKTTIDLEQYKKDLRARIDASHKRIDAYVATYNYDF from the coding sequence ATGGCCCTTTTCACCAAGGAAGAAGCGCTTCGTTACCATTCCGCTTGGCGTACCGGCAAACTCGAGTCCGTGCCGATCAAGCCCTTCCGCAACCAGAAGGACCTCTCCCTGGCCTATTCCCCGGGCGTGGCCCTGGCTTGCAAGGAAATCGAGGCCAATCCTGAAAACGTGTGGAAATACACCAACCGGGGCAACCTGGTGGCCGTGGTCTCCAACGGAACCGCCGTGCTGGGCCTTGGCAACATCGGCCCCATGGCCGGCAAGCCGGTCATGGAAGGCAAGGGCGTGCTGTTCAAGATCTTCGCCGACATCGACGTCTACGACATCAACCTGGATACCAAGGACCCGGAAAAGGTCATCGAGACGGTGAAACTGCTCGAACCCACCTTCGGGGCCATCAACCTGGAAGACATCAAAGCGCCGGAGTGCTTCGAGATCGAGCAGCGCCTCATCGACATGATGGACATCCCGGTCTTCCACGACGACCAGCACGGCACGGCCATCATCTCCGGCGCGGGCATCCTCAACGCCGTGGAGATCACCGGCAAGAAGATCGAGGACTTAAAGATCGTGGTCTCGGGCGCGGGCGCGGCCGCCATCGCCTGCTCCAAGTTCTACGTCGCCCTCGGCGTGGACCCGGCCAACATCGCCATGTTCGACTCCAGAGGCCACATCAACACCTCCCGCACCGGCCTGCATCCGACCAAGGCCCAGTTCGCCCAGAAGCACGCCTACGCCAACCTGGGCGAAGCCTTCAAGGGCGCCGACGTGTTCCTGGGCCTGTCCAAAAAGGGCCTGGTGTCCCAGGATATGGTCAAGAGCATGGCCAAGCATCCGATCATCTTCGCCATGGCCAACCCCGATCCGGAGATCGGCTACTACGAAGCCAAGGAAGCCCGTCCCGACGCCATCATGGGCACGGGCCGCTCGGACTTCCCCAACCAGATCAACAACGTCTCCGGCTTCCCGTTCATCTTCCGCGGCGCCCTGGATGTGGGCTCCAAAAAGATCAACGAGGCCATGAAGCTGGCCGCGGCCAAGTCCCTCGCCGCCCTGGCCAAGGAGCCGGTGCCGACCGAAGTCATGGACATGTATGGCGAAAAGGACGTGAAGTTCGGCATCGACTACATCATCCCCAAGGCGCTCGACTTCCGCATGCTGGAATGGGAAGCCCCGGCCGTGGCCAAGGCGGCCATGGATACCGGCGTGGCCAAAACGACCATCGACCTCGAACAGTACAAGAAAGACCTGCGCGCCCGCATCGACGCGTCCCACAAGCGCATCGACGCCTACGTCGCGACGTATAATTACGACTTCTAG
- the gltA gene encoding NADPH-dependent glutamate synthase: MNATAPSKKAKAPRTAMPEQDPKVRARNFEEVALGYTPEMAAAEAARCLQCKKPACRKGCPVEIDIPAFIKQVAAGDLDAAYGVIRETNSLPAVCGRVCPQETQCEGSCILGKKGEPVAIGRLERFVADSYLARSACETVTGTPACSMARDDLKVACIGSGPSSLTCAGYLAARGIPVTVFEALHEVGGVLVYGIPEFRLPKGVVRQEVQAMKALGVEFRTNWVGGKTITVPELLESGYDAVFIGVGAGLPRFLGIPGENLIGVFSANEYLTRVNLGRAYKFPATDTPTFPGKHVVVFGGGNVAMDSARTAMRLGAEKVSLAYRRTEHEMPCRREELHHAKEEGLEILCLNAPLEFIGDDKGRLTAIAMQKMMLGEPDDSGRCAPVACQGDTCTLEADMAIVAVGTGANPLISQSTPGLSTYRRGYITADPETGETSIRNVFAGGDIVTGAATVISAMGAGRRAAKAIAERLLGAAAADPPQARAADDPADA; this comes from the coding sequence ATGAATGCCACTGCTCCAAGTAAGAAGGCCAAGGCCCCCCGCACCGCCATGCCCGAGCAGGACCCCAAGGTCCGGGCCCGCAACTTCGAGGAAGTCGCCCTCGGCTACACGCCCGAAATGGCCGCCGCCGAGGCCGCGCGTTGTCTCCAATGCAAGAAGCCGGCTTGCCGCAAAGGCTGTCCGGTGGAAATCGACATCCCGGCATTCATCAAACAGGTCGCGGCCGGCGACCTCGACGCCGCCTACGGCGTCATCCGCGAAACCAACTCCCTGCCGGCCGTGTGCGGCCGTGTCTGTCCCCAGGAAACCCAGTGCGAAGGTTCGTGCATCCTGGGCAAAAAGGGCGAACCCGTGGCCATCGGCCGCCTCGAGCGGTTCGTGGCCGATTCGTACCTGGCCAGGTCGGCCTGCGAAACGGTGACCGGCACCCCGGCCTGCTCCATGGCCCGCGACGATCTCAAGGTCGCCTGCATCGGGTCGGGGCCAAGTAGCCTCACCTGCGCCGGCTATCTGGCCGCCCGGGGCATTCCGGTCACGGTCTTCGAGGCCCTGCACGAGGTCGGCGGCGTGCTCGTCTACGGCATCCCGGAATTCCGGCTGCCAAAGGGCGTGGTGCGCCAGGAAGTCCAGGCCATGAAGGCCCTCGGGGTGGAGTTTCGCACCAACTGGGTCGGCGGCAAGACCATCACCGTGCCCGAGTTGCTCGAATCCGGCTACGATGCCGTCTTCATCGGCGTCGGGGCGGGACTGCCGCGCTTTCTCGGCATCCCGGGCGAAAACCTGATCGGCGTGTTCTCGGCCAACGAGTACCTGACCCGCGTCAACCTCGGCCGGGCCTACAAGTTCCCGGCCACGGACACCCCGACCTTCCCCGGCAAGCACGTCGTGGTCTTCGGCGGCGGCAACGTGGCCATGGACTCGGCCCGCACGGCCATGCGCCTCGGGGCCGAAAAGGTGTCACTGGCCTACCGCCGCACCGAGCACGAAATGCCCTGCCGGCGCGAGGAACTCCACCACGCCAAGGAAGAAGGGCTGGAAATCCTGTGCCTCAACGCCCCGCTGGAATTCATCGGGGACGACAAGGGACGGCTGACGGCCATCGCCATGCAGAAGATGATGCTCGGCGAGCCCGACGATTCGGGCCGCTGCGCGCCGGTCGCCTGCCAGGGCGACACCTGTACGCTGGAGGCCGACATGGCCATCGTGGCCGTCGGCACCGGAGCCAACCCGCTGATCAGCCAGTCCACGCCGGGCCTTTCCACGTACCGCCGGGGCTACATCACGGCGGACCCGGAAACCGGCGAAACCTCCATACGCAACGTCTTCGCCGGCGGCGACATCGTCACCGGCGCGGCCACGGTCATTTCGGCCATGGGCGCCGGCCGCCGGGCGGCCAAAGCCATTGCCGAACGCCTGCTCGGGGCGGCCGCGGCCGATCCGCCACAGGCCCGCGCGGCGGATGATCCCGCCGACGCTTAA
- a CDS encoding sulfide/dihydroorotate dehydrogenase-like FAD/NAD-binding protein: protein MPTRILRKRKLIPGQTSELVLEAPHIAAKARPGNFVILRVWEDGERIPLTIADADPTAGTITLVYLIMGKTTAHLDTLDAGDFLLDVCGPLGKPTEIHKLGGPVICVGGGTGIAAMHHIAKGHHMAGNHVVTIIGARCEDLLLFRDELCSFCPEVLISTNDGSCGRQGFVTDLLVERLTEDKTVAEVVAIGPVPMMRAVAEATRPFGVKTTVSLNSIMVDGIGMCGACRVSVGGETKFACVDGPEFDGHKVDFDGLAARLTSFKEQERISYEEFRKSHECHCSK, encoded by the coding sequence ATGCCAACCCGAATCCTGCGCAAGCGCAAGCTGATCCCGGGGCAGACCAGCGAACTGGTCCTCGAAGCCCCACACATCGCGGCCAAAGCCAGACCCGGGAACTTCGTGATCCTGCGGGTCTGGGAAGACGGCGAGCGTATTCCGCTCACCATCGCCGATGCCGACCCGACCGCCGGGACCATCACCCTGGTCTACCTCATCATGGGCAAGACCACAGCCCATCTGGACACCCTGGACGCCGGGGACTTCCTTCTCGACGTCTGCGGACCGCTCGGCAAGCCGACCGAGATCCACAAGCTCGGCGGACCGGTCATCTGCGTCGGCGGCGGCACCGGAATCGCCGCCATGCACCACATCGCCAAGGGCCATCACATGGCCGGCAACCACGTGGTCACCATCATCGGCGCGCGTTGCGAAGACTTGCTGCTCTTTCGGGACGAGCTGTGCTCCTTTTGCCCCGAGGTCCTTATCAGCACCAACGACGGCAGCTGCGGCCGGCAGGGGTTCGTCACGGACCTGCTGGTCGAGCGCCTTACCGAAGACAAGACCGTGGCCGAAGTGGTGGCCATCGGCCCCGTGCCCATGATGCGGGCCGTGGCCGAGGCCACCCGGCCCTTTGGGGTCAAGACCACGGTCAGCCTCAACTCGATCATGGTCGACGGCATCGGCATGTGCGGCGCGTGCCGGGTCAGCGTCGGCGGCGAGACCAAGTTCGCCTGCGTCGACGGCCCGGAATTCGACGGCCACAAGGTGGATTTCGACGGGCTCGCCGCCCGTCTGACGTCCTTCAAGGAACAAGAACGCATTTCTTACGAGGAGTTCAGGAAAAGCCATGAATGCCACTGCTCCAAGTAA
- a CDS encoding Fe-S-containing hydro-lyase, giving the protein MAEHHLTTPLSDADVEKLQTGDVVFISGHIYTARDAAHKRLVETLDAGEPLPFDLKGALIYYVGPSPAPPGRPIGAAGPTTSYRMDSFAPRLHSLGLKGSIGKGKRNDAVKDALRKYKAVYLGATGGAGALLSQRIEDAKVIAYEDLGPEAIRELTVKDFPLLVINDCHGGELYVKPNLG; this is encoded by the coding sequence ATGGCCGAACACCATCTGACCACGCCGCTTTCCGACGCTGACGTGGAGAAACTGCAAACCGGCGATGTGGTTTTTATAAGCGGCCACATCTACACCGCGCGCGACGCCGCCCACAAGCGCCTCGTCGAGACACTTGACGCAGGAGAGCCGCTCCCCTTTGACCTGAAAGGCGCGCTCATCTACTATGTCGGTCCCTCCCCCGCGCCTCCGGGACGACCCATCGGCGCGGCCGGACCCACCACCAGCTACCGCATGGATTCCTTTGCCCCCAGGCTCCATTCCCTGGGGCTCAAGGGTTCCATCGGCAAGGGCAAGCGCAACGACGCCGTCAAGGACGCGTTGCGCAAGTACAAGGCGGTGTATCTGGGAGCCACCGGCGGCGCCGGCGCGCTTTTGTCGCAGCGCATCGAGGACGCCAAGGTCATCGCCTACGAGGACCTCGGTCCGGAGGCCATACGGGAGTTGACGGTCAAGGACTTCCCGCTCCTGGTCATAAACGATTGCCACGGCGGGGAGCTGTACGTGAAGCCGAACCTCGGCTAA
- a CDS encoding fumarate hydratase, with protein sequence MKTIKASDITEAVAKMCATANHALPDDVQAAFEACHAAEEAPAAKEIFRQLLENSELSRTTNLPLCQDTGLGVFFVEVGEDVKIEGGSLRAAINDGMVKGYKDGYLRKSSCDPFSRKNTGDNAPAIIHFDIVPGDALKICMMAKGGGSENMSRVTMLAPAQGWKGIKEFVVNRVAEAGPNPCPPTIVGVGIGGNFELAAINSKKALMRALDDRHPDPEIAGLEDELLEAINNLGIGPMGLGGKTTSLGVKIKVAPCHLASLPLAVNIQCHSARHKEVVF encoded by the coding sequence ATGAAGACGATCAAGGCATCCGACATCACCGAAGCCGTGGCCAAAATGTGCGCCACGGCCAACCACGCGCTTCCCGACGACGTCCAGGCCGCTTTCGAGGCCTGTCACGCCGCGGAGGAGGCCCCGGCGGCCAAGGAGATCTTCCGGCAACTGCTCGAAAATTCCGAGCTGTCCCGCACCACCAACCTGCCGCTTTGCCAGGACACCGGGCTCGGCGTCTTTTTCGTCGAGGTCGGCGAGGACGTCAAAATCGAGGGCGGCAGCCTGCGCGCGGCCATAAACGACGGCATGGTCAAGGGCTACAAGGACGGCTACCTGCGCAAGTCCTCCTGCGATCCCTTCAGCCGCAAGAATACCGGCGACAACGCCCCGGCCATCATCCACTTCGACATCGTGCCGGGCGATGCGCTCAAAATCTGCATGATGGCCAAGGGCGGCGGTTCGGAGAACATGTCGCGGGTCACCATGCTGGCCCCGGCCCAGGGCTGGAAGGGCATCAAGGAATTCGTGGTGAACCGCGTGGCCGAGGCCGGTCCCAACCCCTGCCCCCCGACCATCGTCGGCGTCGGCATCGGCGGCAACTTCGAGCTGGCGGCCATCAACTCCAAAAAGGCGCTGATGCGCGCCCTGGACGACCGCCATCCCGATCCCGAGATCGCGGGGCTCGAGGACGAGCTGCTCGAAGCGATAAACAACCTCGGCATCGGCCCCATGGGCCTTGGCGGCAAAACCACGAGCCTTGGCGTCAAGATCAAAGTCGCGCCGTGCCACCTGGCGAGCCTGCCCCTCGCCGTCAACATCCAGTGTCACAGCGCCCGCCACAAGGAGGTCGTTTTCTAA
- a CDS encoding fumarate reductase iron-sulfur subunit codes for MGRTLTFNIFRYNPTDEASSPHMDKFQLDETERMTLFIALNRIREELDPTLMFDFCCRAGICGACAMVINGRPGLACHTKTKDLPDEITLMPLPVFKLVGDLSVDTGTWFRGMYQKVESWVHTDKVFDPAAQEERMDNGLAERIYELDRCIECGCCVAACGTALMREDFLGAVALNRVARFILDPRDKRTEKQYFEIVGTDEGIFGCMGLLGCEDVCPKEIPLQEQLGHLRRKMALAAVKNLLPKFLKKDF; via the coding sequence ATGGGCAGAACGCTGACCTTCAACATATTCCGCTACAACCCGACGGACGAGGCCTCCTCGCCCCACATGGACAAATTCCAGCTCGACGAAACCGAGCGCATGACCCTTTTCATCGCGCTCAATAGAATCCGCGAAGAACTCGACCCGACGCTCATGTTCGACTTCTGCTGCCGGGCCGGCATCTGCGGGGCCTGCGCCATGGTCATCAACGGCCGGCCGGGCCTGGCCTGCCACACCAAGACCAAGGACCTGCCCGACGAAATCACCCTCATGCCGCTGCCGGTCTTCAAGTTGGTCGGCGACCTCTCGGTCGACACCGGCACATGGTTTCGCGGCATGTACCAGAAGGTCGAATCCTGGGTGCACACGGACAAGGTCTTCGACCCCGCCGCCCAGGAAGAACGCATGGACAACGGGCTGGCCGAGCGGATCTACGAGCTCGACCGCTGCATCGAGTGCGGCTGCTGCGTGGCCGCCTGCGGCACGGCGCTCATGCGCGAGGACTTCCTCGGCGCGGTGGCCTTAAACCGCGTCGCCCGCTTCATCCTCGACCCCCGCGATAAGCGTACCGAGAAGCAGTACTTCGAAATCGTCGGCACCGACGAGGGCATCTTCGGCTGCATGGGTTTACTTGGCTGCGAGGACGTCTGCCCCAAGGAGATTCCGCTCCAGGAGCAGCTTGGGCACCTGCGCCGCAAGATGGCCCTGGCCGCCGTGAAAAACCTCCTGCCCAAGTTCCTCAAAAAGGACTTTTAG
- a CDS encoding fumarate reductase flavoprotein subunit — MNIIQTDLLCIGAGLAGERVAIEAAEGGFSAICLSIVPARRSHSSAAQGGMQAALGNSAMGEGDSPDVHFADTVKGSDWGCDQEVARLFVNAAPIAMRQMAFWGVPWNRVVPGEQTYYKGGKPFTAFEKPENEGLIHSRNFGGTAKWRTCYTSDGTGHCVLYTLDNRAAQMGVNVKDKVEAIALIHDGATCMGAIARSLKTGELTAYLARATLIATGGFGRIYRESTNAVICDGGGLITALDTGVVPLGNMEAVQFHPTGIVPTDILVTEGCRGDGGTLLDKNEYRFMPDYEPEKAELASRDVVSRRMTEHMRKGLGVSSPYGDHLWLDIRHLGEHHIRTKLREVDEICQSFLGIDPVHQLIPVRPTQHYSMGGVRTNKDGAAYGLKGLFAAGEACCWDMHGFNRLGGNSLAETVVSGMIIGGKIVEYLQGTETTFSTAAVRDAMERQKARIADLVDCKNGHENPYTVRNAMYDSIMKGAGIFRNGKDLQTCVNELQEILGRARKVGLRSNGKGANPELTMALKIEGMVKLALCVAYGALERTESRGAHTREDYPARNDRDWLKRTLATWAPGADLPTLNYEPATQVFEMPPGDRGYGGGQIIPMDAPKE, encoded by the coding sequence ATGAATATCATACAGACCGATCTGTTGTGCATCGGCGCGGGGCTGGCCGGCGAGCGTGTGGCCATCGAGGCCGCCGAGGGCGGCTTCTCCGCCATCTGCCTGTCCATCGTCCCCGCCCGCCGTTCCCACTCCTCGGCCGCCCAGGGCGGCATGCAGGCGGCGCTCGGCAACTCGGCCATGGGCGAGGGCGACTCCCCGGACGTCCACTTCGCCGACACCGTCAAGGGCTCGGACTGGGGCTGCGACCAGGAAGTGGCGCGCCTTTTCGTCAACGCCGCGCCCATCGCCATGCGCCAGATGGCGTTTTGGGGCGTGCCCTGGAACCGCGTGGTGCCGGGCGAACAGACCTACTACAAGGGCGGCAAGCCCTTCACCGCCTTTGAAAAGCCGGAAAACGAGGGGCTCATCCACTCCCGCAACTTCGGCGGCACGGCCAAGTGGCGCACCTGCTACACCTCCGACGGCACCGGCCACTGCGTGCTCTACACCCTCGACAACCGCGCCGCCCAGATGGGCGTCAACGTCAAGGACAAGGTCGAGGCCATCGCGCTGATCCACGACGGCGCGACCTGCATGGGGGCCATCGCGAGATCGCTTAAGACCGGCGAGCTGACCGCCTATCTGGCCCGGGCGACCCTGATCGCCACCGGCGGATTCGGCCGCATCTACCGTGAGTCCACCAACGCCGTCATCTGCGACGGCGGCGGGCTCATCACCGCGCTCGATACCGGCGTGGTGCCGCTTGGCAACATGGAGGCCGTGCAGTTCCACCCGACCGGCATCGTTCCCACCGACATCCTGGTCACCGAAGGCTGCCGCGGCGACGGCGGCACCCTCCTCGACAAGAACGAATACCGCTTCATGCCGGACTACGAGCCGGAAAAGGCGGAGCTCGCCTCCCGCGACGTGGTCAGTCGCCGCATGACCGAGCACATGCGCAAGGGCCTCGGCGTCTCCTCCCCCTACGGCGACCACCTCTGGCTCGACATCCGCCACCTCGGCGAGCACCACATCCGCACCAAACTGCGCGAGGTCGACGAGATCTGCCAATCCTTCCTCGGCATCGACCCGGTGCACCAGCTCATCCCGGTGCGCCCCACCCAGCACTATTCCATGGGCGGCGTGCGCACCAACAAAGACGGCGCGGCCTATGGCCTGAAAGGCCTGTTCGCCGCCGGCGAGGCCTGCTGTTGGGACATGCACGGCTTCAACCGCCTCGGCGGCAACTCCCTGGCCGAGACCGTGGTCTCCGGCATGATCATCGGCGGCAAGATCGTCGAATACTTGCAAGGCACGGAGACCACCTTCTCCACCGCCGCCGTGCGCGACGCCATGGAGCGGCAGAAAGCCCGCATCGCCGATCTCGTCGACTGCAAGAACGGTCACGAGAACCCCTACACCGTGCGCAACGCCATGTACGACTCCATCATGAAGGGAGCCGGCATCTTTAGAAACGGCAAGGACCTGCAAACCTGCGTCAACGAGTTGCAGGAAATCCTCGGCCGGGCCCGCAAGGTCGGGCTGCGCAGCAACGGCAAGGGGGCCAACCCCGAACTGACCATGGCGCTCAAGATCGAAGGCATGGTCAAACTCGCCCTGTGCGTGGCCTACGGCGCCCTGGAACGCACCGAATCGCGCGGCGCCCACACCCGCGAGGACTACCCCGCGCGCAACGACCGCGACTGGCTCAAGCGCACCCTGGCCACCTGGGCCCCCGGCGCGGACCTGCCCACCCTCAACTACGAACCGGCCACCCAGGTCTTCGAGATGCCTCCGGGCGACCGCGGCTACGGCGGCGGCCAGATCATCCCCATGGATGCGCCCAAGGAGTAG